The proteins below come from a single Malus domestica chromosome 03, GDT2T_hap1 genomic window:
- the LOC103432486 gene encoding RNA-binding protein BRN1 isoform X2, giving the protein MAEGGKERNSHGEDSVKLFVGQVPKHMTEAQLLVMFKEFALVDEVNIIKDKTTRASRGCCFVICPSREEADKAVNACHNQTTLPGASSPLQVKYADGELERLEHKLFIGMLPKNVSEVEVSDLFSKYGTVKDLQILRGSQQTSKGCAFLKYETKDQALAALEAINGKHKMEGSSVPLVVKWADTEKERLARRAQKAYSQAANGPNGDSQHPSLFGALPMGYVPSYNGYGYQAPGTYGLMPYRLPGLQNQQGFQNMIPPINQGNALHRIPPRNIAPRNFPMSPTSYMGSAYPAVPGLRHPMVYPGGIMSHQPLSSPGSVSPTVVNINPATSPGTSKSSGGQVEEFGDPELANAFQPYGRVLSAKVFVDKATGVSKCFGFVSYDLPESAESAINMMNGCQLGGKKLKVQLKRDNKQNKPY; this is encoded by the exons ATGGCGGAAGGAGGGAAGGAGAGGAACTCGCACGGCGAAGACAGCGTGAAGCTGTTCGTCGGCCAAGTGCCGAAGCACATGACGGAGGCTCAGCTCCTCGTAATGTTCAAAGAGTTCGCTCTCGTCGACGAAGTCAACATCATCAAGGACAAGACCACGCGCGCTTCCAGAG GGTGTTGCTTTGTGATATGTCCGTCGAGGGAGGAGGCGGATAAAGCGGTCAATGCGTGTCATAACCAGACGACTTTGCCCGGG GCATCTAGTCCGTTGCAAGTGAAGTATGCTGATGGCGAGCTGGAAAGACTAG AACACAAGCTCTTTATTGGTATGCTTCCAAAGAATGTTTCCGAAGTTGAAGTCTCTGATCTTTTCTCTAAATATGGGACAGTTAAGGACCTACAGATATTAAGAGGTTCTCAGCAAACGAGCAAAG GCTGTGCATTCTTAAAGTATGAGACAAAAGACCAAGCTCTTGCTGCCCTTGAAGCCATCAACGGAAAGCATAAGATGGAG GGTTCAAGTGTTCCTTTAGTTGTCAAATGGGCAGACACAGAAAAGGAAAGGCTAGCTCGGAGAGCTCAGAAAGCTTATTCCCAGGCTGCTAACGGGCCAAATGGTGATTCACAACATCCTTCATTATTTGGAGCCTTACCTATGGGTTATGTTCCCTCATATAATGGTTATGGTTATCag GCTCCTGGGACTTATGGACTCATGCCATACCGCCTACCTGGACTGCAGAATCAACAAGGTTTCCAAAATATGATCCCACCCATAAACCAAGGAAATGCTTTGCATAGAATCCCGCCCCGCAATATTGCCCCTAGAAATTTTCCTATGTCTCCTACGAGTTATATGGGCTCTGCTTATCCTGCAGTTCCAGGTCTTCGGCATCCGATGGTGTATCCTGGAGGAATAATGAGCCACCAGCCATTGAGTTCACCTGGTTCAGTGTCACCTACAGTTGTGAATATTAACCCAGCAACATCGCCAGGCACTAGTAAAAGTTCTGGGGGTCAGGTTGAAG AATTTGGAGATCCAGAGCTTGCCAATGCTTTTCAACCATATGGTAGGGTTTTGAGTGCCAAGGTTTTTGTCGATAAAGCAACCGGCGTCAGCAAATGTTTTG GATTTGTAAGTTACGATTTACCAGAGTCTGCTGAATCTGCTATCAATATGATGAATGGATGCCAATTAGGGGGAAAGAAATTAAAGGTTCAGCTTAAGAGAGACAACAAACAGAACAAACCATATTGA
- the LOC103432486 gene encoding RNA-binding protein BRN1 isoform X1, protein MAEGGKERNSHGEDSVKLFVGQVPKHMTEAQLLVMFKEFALVDEVNIIKDKTTRASRGCCFVICPSREEADKAVNACHNQTTLPGASSPLQVKYADGELERLEHKLFIGMLPKNVSEVEVSDLFSKYGTVKDLQILRGSQQTSKGCAFLKYETKDQALAALEAINGKHKMEGSSVPLVVKWADTEKERLARRAQKAYSQAANGPNGDSQHPSLFGALPMGYVPSYNGYGYQAPGTYGLMPYRLPGLQNQQGFQNMIPPINQGNALHRIPPRNIAPRNFPMSPTSYMGSAYPAVPGLRHPMVYPGGIMSHQPLSSPGSVSPTVVNINPATSPGTSKSSGGQVEGPPGANLFIYHIPQEFGDPELANAFQPYGRVLSAKVFVDKATGVSKCFGFVSYDLPESAESAINMMNGCQLGGKKLKVQLKRDNKQNKPY, encoded by the exons ATGGCGGAAGGAGGGAAGGAGAGGAACTCGCACGGCGAAGACAGCGTGAAGCTGTTCGTCGGCCAAGTGCCGAAGCACATGACGGAGGCTCAGCTCCTCGTAATGTTCAAAGAGTTCGCTCTCGTCGACGAAGTCAACATCATCAAGGACAAGACCACGCGCGCTTCCAGAG GGTGTTGCTTTGTGATATGTCCGTCGAGGGAGGAGGCGGATAAAGCGGTCAATGCGTGTCATAACCAGACGACTTTGCCCGGG GCATCTAGTCCGTTGCAAGTGAAGTATGCTGATGGCGAGCTGGAAAGACTAG AACACAAGCTCTTTATTGGTATGCTTCCAAAGAATGTTTCCGAAGTTGAAGTCTCTGATCTTTTCTCTAAATATGGGACAGTTAAGGACCTACAGATATTAAGAGGTTCTCAGCAAACGAGCAAAG GCTGTGCATTCTTAAAGTATGAGACAAAAGACCAAGCTCTTGCTGCCCTTGAAGCCATCAACGGAAAGCATAAGATGGAG GGTTCAAGTGTTCCTTTAGTTGTCAAATGGGCAGACACAGAAAAGGAAAGGCTAGCTCGGAGAGCTCAGAAAGCTTATTCCCAGGCTGCTAACGGGCCAAATGGTGATTCACAACATCCTTCATTATTTGGAGCCTTACCTATGGGTTATGTTCCCTCATATAATGGTTATGGTTATCag GCTCCTGGGACTTATGGACTCATGCCATACCGCCTACCTGGACTGCAGAATCAACAAGGTTTCCAAAATATGATCCCACCCATAAACCAAGGAAATGCTTTGCATAGAATCCCGCCCCGCAATATTGCCCCTAGAAATTTTCCTATGTCTCCTACGAGTTATATGGGCTCTGCTTATCCTGCAGTTCCAGGTCTTCGGCATCCGATGGTGTATCCTGGAGGAATAATGAGCCACCAGCCATTGAGTTCACCTGGTTCAGTGTCACCTACAGTTGTGAATATTAACCCAGCAACATCGCCAGGCACTAGTAAAAGTTCTGGGGGTCAGGTTGAAG GTCCACCTGGTGCTAATTTGTTTATCTATCACATACCTCAAGAATTTGGAGATCCAGAGCTTGCCAATGCTTTTCAACCATATGGTAGGGTTTTGAGTGCCAAGGTTTTTGTCGATAAAGCAACCGGCGTCAGCAAATGTTTTG GATTTGTAAGTTACGATTTACCAGAGTCTGCTGAATCTGCTATCAATATGATGAATGGATGCCAATTAGGGGGAAAGAAATTAAAGGTTCAGCTTAAGAGAGACAACAAACAGAACAAACCATATTGA
- the LOC103432485 gene encoding uncharacterized protein, which yields MKVKNEKQSWSAVSPSEVAYHFGTSGLSVAAATAVTHPLDVLKVRLQMQLVGQKGPLTGMGRLFLRTFKREGPRFLYLGLTPALTRSVLYGGLRLGLYEPSKYTCNWASGSANLFAKIGSAGFGGAIATALTNPVEVLKVRLQMNPNLSPAGELRRIVTEEGVKALWKGVGPAMARAATLTASQLATYDETKRILIRLTSLEEGFHLHLISSTVAGMVCTLITAPVDMIKTRLMLQQESRKAGNYKNGFHCAYQVMLTEGPRGLYKGSLATFARLGPQTTITFILCEKLRELAGLNAI from the exons ATGAAAGTAAAGAATGAGAAGCAGAGTTGGTCGGCGGTGTCGCCGTCCGAGGTTGCCTATCATTTCGGCACCAGTGGACTTTCCGTTGCGGCGGCTACGGCAGTGACTCATCCCCTCG ATGTTCTCAAAGTTAGGTTGCAAATGCAACTTGTTGGTCAGAAAGGTCCTCTCACTGGAATG GGACGGTTATTTCTCCGTACTTTTAAAAGGGAAGGACCGAGGTTTTTGTACCTGGGATTGACACCGGCATTGACAAGGTCTGTTCTTTATGGGGGTCTCCGTTTAGGCTTGTATGAACCTTCAAAGTATACCTGCAATTGGGCTTCTGGATCCGCCAATCTTTTTGCTAAGATCGGGTCTGCAGGATTTGGCGGGGCAATTGCAACTGCGTTGACGAATCCAGTTGAGGTTTTGAAG GTGCGGTTACAGATGAATCCAAACTTGAGTCCAGCGGGAGAACTGCGTAGAATTGTTACCGAAGAGGGAGTGAAAGCTCTTTGGAAGGGGGTTGGCCCTGCTATGGCCAGAGCTGCTACGTTGACTGCATCACAACTAGCTACATATGATGAAACCAAGCGG ATACTGATTAGGTTGACATCACTGGAAGAAGGATTCCATCTTCATCTCAT CTCAAGCACAGTTGCGGGCATGGTGTGTACGCTCATAACTGCACCCGTGGACATGATAAAAACCCGTCTCATGTTACAACAGGAATCTAGAAAGGCTGGAAACTACAAAAATGGGTTCCACTGTGCGTACCAG GTTATGCTTACGGAAGGTCCCAGGGGTCTTTACAAAGG GAGCCTTGCAACGTTTGCAAGACTGGGTCCACAAACTACAATCACCTTCATACTCTGCGAGAAGTTGCGTGAGCTTGCCGGATTGAACGCAATCTAA